GATTATACAAGCAAGGCCCGGGTTCATTCATCTACACCATAAATCCGAATTCTGAATCTGTCCTGGCTACAAGCTTGCTTTCGTTGACTTAGTCGGGAgagggggggggggatGGTTCTAGGCGGTGGCGACAGCGGGGGCGACGGGCGGGGGTGCTTGTTCGGGTACTAAAGATTAATGTTAGTGGTGGATCGAGGTGGGGAGATGCCGAGGGTTTGGGGAGAATGGGAATATTCTTACATTGCATTTGAGGGATGGGCTGGGCCATCATCCTATTCGCGACGACACCGACACCTGTATAACCAAATGAGTATTTTCCCacatttattttttatttataAATACCTTCAAACACTCCCAGAAGAATGGCACAACCGACTGCTGATCCGAACGCAGACTTGGGACCGGCTACATGCTGGTCAGCATAAACTCTTCACCAACCGATCGTCCGATCCTATCCCCTATCCCAAACATCCCCACTCGTCTCAAGGCAGCACACATAAAGGGACTCACACCTAAGTGCCAAACTGCCACCTGTCAAGAAAccagagatgatggcgtTCCATGGATCCTCCTTTTGCCTATACCCCTTGACCGCACAGTCAAAAGTTGAGAAAAGACCACCCCAAACGCCAAAGTTACCACCGAGCACGGGCGCACGGGCTTTGATAGCAGAGAGGGATCCGACGAGACGCTCGCCCTGTGTGTGTGTAAGGTAGGCGAGTGATCAAGTGATCATCAGTTGGGATAACGGCGAACAGTTGGGATAAAGGCGAAACCATGGTCAGAAAAACGTTTCTCGACGGCGTTGTTTCAAAATGAAAAAACATACTCTGGGGCTATTTCTCGCACCCTTGATACCGTGCCAGATACCACCGCCAATCGCACCCATCGAGAACGCACCGCCGAAATCGTTCAAGATGACATACGGGCTGTCACCGACGTTAGCTCCCGTCAAGTTATTCGCGGATTTCCTCCCGTGGGGTTTGGGCGGGGGGACGTACCAGGGGTCTCGTCCGTGATCAGCAGCAGACATGATGTATTGTTAGATAAAAAAGGCCCGGGGGATGTTTCTGGTCAAAAGTCGGTTTTTGAAAtcgattttttttctccttgtTCGAGTGTCGTCGATTCACAGCTGTGGGGTAGCGTGTCTCAGTGGATATGCGTTGGTGTCGAGGGGTGGATTTgaagggagatggattTGTTATGACAAGAGTAATGATGACTTTTTGGGTCTTGCGGGTGGAAACaaggtggaaagagaaaatggGTCAAAAGGGGCGGGTggaataaaaaaaaaagtggttttattttttattttttatttttcctCTTATCCTCTGTACGTATATACAATTCCACATACCACCgttccctcttccactaTTCCCCCCGCTCCTGAATCGGAGGGAATTAATACGCCATGGCCGAATCATCCAATATCATCTTTGACGACAGGTTCACCGTCGATGTGggtctttttttttattgGTTACACATTTCAACTGAACATTTCGTTTTTCCCAGACTGTAGACAAGGACGGCAAGAAATTTGACCGAGGTGATTAATCCATATTCAGATATATTTCGCGCGCGCAAGGCGACTGATAAAAGATGGCAAAGTGTCCCGGATAACCGCGACGTCGCATTCGCTTTCCATGTCCCTCACGCTCGACATTGCCAACGAACTCTACCCACTCGAACAGTCTGAAACGTTTACGCTCACACTCGCGCGGTCGCTGGTCCCGTCGGAGCTGGAAACGTTGGATAGTCGTGCGGATGGGGAcgaaggcgaggaggggAGCGAAGTGC
This Cryptococcus neoformans var. neoformans JEC21 chromosome 9 sequence DNA region includes the following protein-coding sequences:
- a CDS encoding mitochondrial import inner membrane translocase subunit tim17, putative — its product is MSAADHGRDPCPYVILNDFGGAFSMGAIGGGIWHGIKGARNSPRGERLVGSLSAIKARAPVLGGNFGVWGGLFSTFDCAVKGYRQKEDPWNAIISGFLTGGSLALRSGPKSAFGSAVGCAILLGVFEGVGVVANRMMAQPIPQMQLPEQAPPPVAPAVATA
- a CDS encoding DNA-directed RNA polymerases i, ii, and iii 17.1 kda polypeptide, putative, whose translation is MAESSNIIFDDRFTVDTVDKDGKKFDRVSRITATSHSLSMSLTLDIANELYPLEQSETFTLTLARSLVPSELETLDSRADGDEGEEGSEVRRVKRELWRSHEQGLAEDYDYVMYGKIYKFDDSAQGEAQTTAYFSFGGLLMALRGSYRHLAGVVVGENVYLLMRK